One Cellulomonas sp. NS3 genomic region harbors:
- a CDS encoding TetR/AcrR family transcriptional regulator, with translation MNRPRTVSDEELLDRIDAVVSQRAEHKPWGLQDVAPHVGMSAAGLLRRFGSKEQLLLALARRWIALVPDGRRGSGPPVDELRAYVQENFDAPSPSAAVFALGELMGDLWSPASAELLREGWQKQLHYLELLLDAVPLAPRVDVHAAALTLLDTLHGALYRRAVSLEPTPPDRILDTLLETWT, from the coding sequence GTGAACCGCCCTAGGACCGTCTCCGACGAGGAGCTGCTCGACCGGATCGACGCCGTGGTGTCGCAGCGCGCGGAGCACAAGCCGTGGGGGTTGCAGGACGTCGCACCCCACGTCGGGATGAGCGCCGCGGGCCTCCTCCGGCGCTTCGGCTCGAAGGAGCAGCTCCTGCTCGCTCTCGCGCGTCGCTGGATCGCCCTCGTGCCGGACGGTCGCCGTGGCAGCGGCCCACCGGTCGACGAGCTCCGCGCCTACGTGCAGGAGAACTTCGACGCACCCTCGCCGTCCGCGGCGGTCTTCGCGCTGGGTGAGCTCATGGGCGACCTCTGGTCCCCCGCCTCCGCCGAGCTGCTCCGCGAGGGCTGGCAGAAGCAGCTGCACTACCTCGAGCTCCTCCTCGACGCCGTCCCGCTCGCGCCGCGGGTCGACGTGCACGCGGCGGCCCTCACGCTCCTCGACACCCTGCACGGGGCCCTGTACCGCCGGGCCGTCTCGCTCGAGCCGACCCCGCCCGACCGCATCCTCGACACCCTCCTGGAGACCTGGACATGA
- a CDS encoding dihydrofolate reductase family protein, which produces MTTDRTWTGCVFIGVSLDGYIAKPDGDLTWLTDPAPRDHVVGAADRPALVWETFYPGVDALVMGRATYETAVGFDEWPYDGKDVVVLSTTLPVGDDRVRVARSLDETGELLAGLEAARVYVDGGRTVQSFLSAGLVDELTVAIAPVLLGRGARLFGDLDHDVLLTLRGSHATAEDGLVRITYAVTGR; this is translated from the coding sequence ATGACGACCGACCGCACCTGGACCGGCTGCGTCTTCATCGGCGTGAGCCTCGACGGCTACATCGCCAAGCCCGACGGCGACCTCACCTGGCTCACCGACCCCGCCCCGCGCGACCACGTCGTCGGCGCCGCCGACCGGCCGGCGCTGGTGTGGGAGACGTTCTACCCGGGCGTCGACGCGCTCGTCATGGGTCGCGCGACGTACGAGACGGCCGTCGGCTTCGACGAGTGGCCCTACGACGGCAAGGACGTCGTCGTCCTCAGCACGACGCTCCCCGTCGGTGACGACCGCGTGCGCGTCGCGCGGTCGCTCGACGAGACCGGGGAGCTGCTGGCCGGGCTCGAAGCCGCCCGCGTGTACGTCGACGGCGGGCGCACCGTGCAGTCGTTCCTCTCCGCAGGGCTCGTCGACGAGCTCACGGTCGCGATCGCGCCGGTCCTGCTCGGGCGCGGGGCGCGGCTGTTCGGGGACCTCGACCACGACGTCCTGCTCACCCTCCGGGGGAGCCACGCGACGGCCGAGGACGGCCTCGTCCGCATCACGTACGCGGTCACCGGGCGCTAG
- a CDS encoding phosphotransferase enzyme family protein, protein MLPFHEIHAMSETVDRDWCSPVADAAAAAWGHAPRAARWWRSSASHVFVLPGTPTTARAYLRLTPAARTSAERVRTVARLTTVLAGRGVRAAVPLPSTRGALVEEVDTALGPMLVTCVVAAPGEPVGLAGLTAERARAWGGALAALHAAAAGAEASDGAGLPSLLEQVDDAVAALATDRVAVDAARAVRAELATLPRTGRGYGLVHGDLELDNLAWEGDVPTSFDHDEAGWSWYVADLAYAVRDLTEGGRPRPGRAPLLDAVVGGYLEMRPVLEADLPLLPLFARAHAAVCLAEVQAALEGAEPLDEAVLPELRRDLATLADHHRTELLGGSAA, encoded by the coding sequence ATGCTGCCGTTCCACGAGATCCACGCGATGTCCGAGACGGTCGACCGCGACTGGTGCTCGCCCGTGGCCGACGCCGCGGCCGCCGCGTGGGGTCACGCGCCGCGGGCCGCGCGGTGGTGGCGGTCGAGCGCGAGCCACGTGTTCGTCCTGCCCGGCACCCCGACCACCGCCCGGGCGTACCTGCGCCTCACGCCCGCCGCGCGGACGTCCGCGGAGCGCGTGCGGACGGTCGCCCGGCTCACCACCGTCCTGGCGGGGCGGGGAGTGCGTGCGGCCGTGCCGCTGCCCTCGACCCGCGGCGCGCTCGTCGAGGAGGTCGACACGGCGCTCGGCCCGATGCTCGTGACGTGCGTGGTTGCCGCGCCCGGGGAGCCGGTGGGCCTCGCGGGGCTGACCGCGGAGCGCGCCCGCGCGTGGGGTGGTGCCCTCGCCGCCCTGCACGCCGCCGCGGCGGGGGCGGAAGCGTCCGACGGTGCCGGGCTCCCGTCGTTGCTCGAGCAGGTCGACGACGCCGTCGCGGCACTGGCCACCGACCGGGTGGCCGTCGACGCCGCGCGGGCCGTCCGGGCGGAGCTCGCCACGCTCCCGCGGACCGGCCGCGGGTACGGCCTGGTGCACGGCGACCTCGAGCTCGACAACCTCGCCTGGGAGGGTGACGTGCCCACGTCGTTCGACCACGACGAGGCCGGGTGGTCCTGGTACGTCGCCGACCTCGCGTACGCCGTGCGCGACCTCACCGAGGGCGGCCGCCCACGACCCGGGCGGGCACCGCTGCTGGACGCCGTCGTCGGCGGCTACCTGGAGATGCGGCCCGTGCTCGAGGCGGACCTGCCACTGCTGCCGTTGTTCGCGCGCGCCCACGCCGCGGTCTGCCTCGCCGAGGTGCAGGCCGCGCTCGAGGGAGCCGAGCCGCTCGACGAGGCTGTGCTGCCGGAGCTCCGCCGGGATCTCGCGACGCTCGCGGACCACCATCGGACCGAGCTCCTCGGCGGTTCCGCGGCCTGA
- a CDS encoding DUF6480 family protein → MTAKPTDPDPENTPGLEPGGGVMPGDTPPGEASTSGVSHQEPGLPSGRSQKLVYGVILGFAALVVVMLVGYAVGIGR, encoded by the coding sequence ATGACTGCCAAGCCGACCGACCCGGACCCCGAGAACACGCCCGGCCTCGAACCCGGCGGCGGCGTGATGCCCGGCGACACCCCACCCGGCGAGGCGAGCACGTCCGGCGTCTCGCACCAGGAGCCCGGGCTGCCGTCGGGCCGCAGCCAGAAGCTCGTCTACGGCGTGATCCTCGGCTTCGCGGCGCTCGTCGTCGTGATGCTCGTCGGCTACGCGGTCGGCATCGGGCGCTGA
- a CDS encoding DUF4240 domain-containing protein, which produces MDTEAYWQLVDEARTRARKGSGTAPDADDVADSLRAVLVERGVEVAREADAAYDELVATVHGPRLWGAAYLINGGSSDDGFDYFLGWLVAQGREVFERAAQDPDSLADVVDEDTEAECEDMLAAAWDAYEELTGEEFPEDDDPDEDADEEADDDEPADEPFWDFDDEAEMRTRYPRLAAIFLED; this is translated from the coding sequence ATGGACACCGAGGCGTACTGGCAGCTCGTCGACGAGGCACGCACGCGCGCCCGGAAGGGTTCGGGCACGGCGCCCGACGCCGACGACGTCGCGGACTCCCTGCGCGCCGTGCTCGTGGAGCGCGGCGTCGAGGTCGCGCGCGAGGCGGACGCCGCGTACGACGAGCTCGTCGCGACGGTGCACGGCCCGCGGCTGTGGGGCGCGGCGTACCTGATCAACGGCGGCAGCTCGGACGACGGGTTCGACTACTTCCTCGGCTGGCTCGTCGCCCAGGGCCGTGAGGTGTTCGAGCGCGCGGCGCAGGACCCGGACTCGCTCGCCGACGTGGTCGACGAGGACACCGAGGCGGAGTGCGAGGACATGCTCGCCGCGGCGTGGGACGCGTACGAGGAGCTCACGGGCGAGGAGTTCCCCGAGGACGACGACCCCGACGAGGACGCCGACGAGGAGGCGGACGACGACGAGCCCGCCGACGAGCCGTTCTGGGACTTCGACGACGAGGCCGAGATGCGCACCCGCTACCCGCGGCTCGCAGCGATCTTCCTGGAGGACTGA
- a CDS encoding phytoene desaturase family protein yields MIARTVDAVVIGAGPNGLVAANALVDAGWDVLVLEAQDSVGGAVRTAEVTAPGFRTDLFSAFYPLAAGSPLIRGLHLEDHGLRWVKAPDVLAHALDDGRAAVLRHGAQDTAAGLEEFAPGDGDAWLRMVESWRTIREPLLDALFTPFPPVVSVARLLRRVGVAGGIDLARLAVLPVRRLGSEHFRGEGGRLLLTGNAMHSDVPPDAAGSGVFGYLLAMLGQDVGFPVPEGGAGALADALAARVVAGGGHIETGERVASIDVSAGRAVGVRTHDGSVVRVRHAVVADVTAPALYRDLVGLRHLPPRMGRELDRFQWDHPTFKVNWAVDRPIPWTAPGARGAGTVHLGVDSDGFVDMAADLSTGRIPERPFLLFGQMTTSDPTRSPAGTESAWAYTHVPHGVRWTPDEVAAEVERVEAAVERVAPGFRDAVLARHVQSPADLEAANESLVGGAVNGGTSAVHQQLFFRPTPGLGRPETPVDGLFLASASAHPGGGVHGAPGWNAARAALGAASRTGKVRRLLTRTVWARVLHER; encoded by the coding sequence GTGATCGCACGCACGGTGGACGCCGTCGTCATCGGGGCCGGCCCGAACGGGCTCGTCGCCGCGAACGCCCTGGTCGACGCGGGGTGGGACGTGCTCGTGCTCGAGGCGCAGGACTCCGTGGGCGGGGCGGTGCGGACCGCCGAGGTGACGGCGCCGGGGTTCCGGACGGACCTCTTCAGCGCCTTCTACCCGCTCGCGGCCGGCTCGCCGCTGATCCGCGGGCTGCACCTCGAGGACCACGGGCTGCGCTGGGTCAAGGCCCCGGACGTGCTCGCGCACGCGCTCGACGACGGCCGCGCCGCGGTGCTGCGGCACGGCGCGCAGGACACCGCGGCGGGGCTCGAGGAGTTCGCGCCGGGGGACGGCGACGCGTGGCTGCGCATGGTGGAGTCCTGGCGCACGATCCGGGAACCGCTGCTCGACGCGCTGTTCACGCCGTTCCCGCCGGTGGTCTCGGTCGCCCGGCTGCTGCGCCGGGTCGGCGTCGCCGGGGGGATCGACCTCGCCCGGCTCGCGGTGCTGCCCGTGCGGCGGCTCGGGTCCGAGCACTTCCGCGGCGAGGGCGGGCGCCTGCTGCTGACCGGGAACGCGATGCACTCCGACGTCCCGCCGGACGCCGCGGGGAGCGGGGTGTTCGGGTACCTGCTCGCGATGCTCGGCCAGGACGTCGGCTTCCCGGTGCCCGAGGGCGGCGCCGGGGCGCTCGCGGACGCGCTCGCGGCGCGGGTCGTCGCGGGCGGCGGCCACATCGAGACCGGTGAGCGCGTCGCGAGCATCGACGTCTCGGCCGGCCGGGCCGTCGGGGTCCGCACGCACGACGGCTCCGTCGTCCGGGTCCGGCACGCCGTCGTCGCGGACGTCACCGCGCCGGCGCTCTACCGGGACCTCGTCGGGCTGCGGCACCTGCCCCCGCGCATGGGCCGGGAGCTCGACCGCTTCCAGTGGGACCACCCGACGTTCAAGGTCAACTGGGCCGTCGACCGCCCCATCCCGTGGACGGCGCCGGGGGCGCGCGGCGCGGGCACGGTGCACCTCGGGGTCGACTCCGACGGGTTCGTCGACATGGCCGCGGACCTGTCGACCGGACGCATCCCCGAGCGGCCGTTCCTGCTGTTCGGGCAGATGACCACGTCGGACCCCACGCGCTCCCCGGCCGGCACCGAGTCCGCGTGGGCGTACACCCACGTGCCGCACGGCGTGCGGTGGACGCCCGACGAGGTCGCCGCGGAGGTCGAGCGCGTCGAGGCCGCCGTCGAGCGCGTCGCCCCGGGGTTCCGCGACGCGGTGCTCGCGCGCCACGTGCAGTCCCCGGCCGACCTCGAGGCCGCGAACGAGAGCCTCGTCGGGGGCGCGGTCAACGGCGGGACGTCGGCCGTGCACCAGCAGCTCTTCTTCCGCCCGACCCCCGGGCTCGGGCGCCCGGAGACGCCCGTCGACGGCCTGTTCCTCGCGAGCGCCTCGGCGCACCCGGGCGGCGGCGTGCACGGTGCGCCCGGCTGGAACGCGGCGCGCGCGGCGCTCGGGGCGGCGAGCCGGACCGGCAAGGTCCGGCGCCTGCTCACACGCACGGTCTGGGCGCGCGTGCTGCACGAGCGCTGA